In Diorhabda sublineata isolate icDioSubl1.1 chromosome 2, icDioSubl1.1, whole genome shotgun sequence, the sequence ATATTTCCTTTAGTATTAATTAAAATGGATAGTGAAGGTAGAAAAGTAATTGTATGTGATAATGGCACTGGGGTAGGTACGAAGTTTACtcatattttctgtttcctgaaaacaaactttttttctagTTCGTCAAATGTGGGTACGCCGGCAGTAATTTCCCTGCTTATATATTTCCTTCTATGGTGGGACGACCCATTATTAGAGCTGTTAATAAAATAGGTGATATAGAAGTTAAGGTAAGTGAATTAAATTTGATAGGCCATATAAAATGTACCTGTTGAGAAAATAATGattcatattattcatatataacTTGTTTTTTAGGGTTTACATGTAGATGTAAGTTTACTGTCTACTTAGTGTTATTGAGAAtgctccaatttttttttcgtttttttctaacctctgttttaatacattttattaagaGTTTAATCTAACTTggatgaatatatatttattctcaACATTATAGATTTAAATGATGAATACACTGCTTGTAAAACACTATATTGAAtaggattttaatttttttaataacctaTTAGATAATATTAGAGTGCTTCATTATTTATGTGTACATTACCAATTAATTATTTggcattttataaaatttttaaataaatttcatgcATTACTAgccattcaaataattttatttgcattattgacatttatttattataatgataaattctatttgaaatgaattaggtttttactgattttttctgtaaataatgcactaataaaaatcttaatatttacaaaaatgtttcaTGCTACAGGGAGACACAAGTACTCTTCCTGTAAGTAGAGACATAAAGTAGCTGGAGttcttattttgaatgaaaaatcagCATAAATGAACATTGTCACTTATGCTATTTTTTCATTCTGGTTAAATTGCATGATATTAAtcaatttgtttgaaaataattcaatacatAAGACAAAGAACTAACAAAacactttttgttttataaaaataatgtaaattttcaattaattttatgatttgaattcatttatggctcatgtaataaaatatatcaccaattttcaaatttttactttgaaacatttaaaaaagtttgtgaTTTTAGAAAACTGTATAACTAACTTTCAGCATTAATTACTAGAAACCttgtttgaaaatagaaaacaaataacataaaaaatacgaGGTATGATCAAAAATCTggtgaatgaagttttatagCAGCGATTACATATGCTGTAACTGTTTCAACTAGTATGAATCTTCAACAATGcacaattttgtttcaaattgaaaaagagTGCATATAGTGATAATGTAGCTAACTTTGAAAACTGTTTACAAGTGGTATGAGTGATTTAAAAGTTGGAATGACTCATTTGAGGACAAGAAACTGATAGGGTGTCCTACAAGCTCAAAATTAGATCAAAATGTGCAAAACATGGTCAAAGTGTTCTTTCAAACAGGCAAATGACTATTCAAGAGCTTAGTAAAgcaattaaaatattgtatgattcatgcaaaatattttaacagaTGATATGATGTCCATTACTGCTTTACTCATAAGATTTAACACAATGCAACTTCTGGCTCTTTCCATAAAACATGTGGTAAgatgtaaatattattatagcGTACATGACATTGAGAAATAATGAGAGATAATTGAGTGTTGGGGTTAATACAAATGTTGTATGTATAATTTAAGGTACTATGTATACCACAACCCAAAGGGTCCGTCTTTCTTATTATGGTAATGATgctcagtttttatagctgttCTATTAATCTCACTCCTCTTAAAAATTCCAGAATGTGGGGTGGCTGTAGCTGTTAGAGGTCTtgtatttcatacgctcccaggtaAGGTGTTCTGGAGTTTGCCATTGTCTCACACTTTAGGAGAATGTGAATAGCAGTTTCCTTTCTCTGTGCAGCAGAAACTGCTGTGTCCATTTGGGCGACAGAGATCTAacaggactcctgttagtatttaCTTTATTTGTAACTGGTTTTAaccctatctaccttcttttccaatgctaTCTCTATTGTTCTGTAGTTGATACCACAAAAGGGTTTGTTTACCCCTACTTTAGCGAGTCTATTTATTTTCCTCCGACTCAAGTGTGTCCTGGAATTTATTGAAGAGAAATTTGATGTTACTTTTTACTTTGTTCACTGTATTGTTGATCACTCCTCCTAACTAACTCATGATTGTTTAATTTGGTATGAAGTTAATGACTGCACACctagtattttgaaatataattcataagtaaataggaaattaattcaatacattttgattataaaatgtAGGATCTTATGGTAGGAGATGAAGCTTCTGCCCTTAGGTCGTTATTAGAAGTGAATTACCCTATGGAAAATGGTGTAGTACGTAATTGGGAAGATATGTGCCATGTTTGGGATTACACTTTCGGTCCCAAGAAGATGAACCTTGATCCAAAAGACACAAAAGtgagtaatgaaaaaaatttgatattttatattacattattTGATTCGTTGTGTTTTTCTGTAGATATTGCTGACTGAACCTCCTATGAATCCGACaaaaaacagagaaaaaatgattgaagTGATGTTCGAGAAATATGGGTTTGCTGGAGCTTATGTTGCCATTCAAGCTGTTTTGACGCTTTATGCTCAAGTAAGTAAAAGCATATTCTTGGTTTTGATAACTATAAAGTAAAGATTTATGTAAAGTAGTTTTTTCTTACAGGGTCTTTTATCTGGGGTAGTAGTAGATTCTGGAGATGGTGTGACTCACATTTGTCCGGTTTATGAAGAATATGCGCTGCCCCATCTTACTAGGAGACTAGATATAGCTGGTAGAGATATCACTCGTTACCTCATCAAATTACTGTTGCTCAGAGGATATGCTTTTAATCATTCTGCCGATTTTGAAACAGTAAATAGTTGACACTTTTATAACATGAAAGAAAATtgttgatgtttgttttttattgtttttaggtACGTATGATGAAAGAGAAGCTTTGTTATATTGGTTATGATATAGAAACTGAACAACGTTTGGCTTTAGAAACGACAGTTTTAGTAGAACCATATACTTTACCAGATGGTAGAGTTATAAAAGTCGGTGGTGAACGATTCGAAGCTGCAGAAGCTCTTTTCCAACCTCATTTAATTAATGTTGAAGGTCAAGGTATTGCTGAATTGGTTTTTAATACCATACAGGCTGCAGATATAGACATGCGTTCAGAGTTATACAAACACATAGTACTTTCCGGAGGTTCTACAATGTATCCTGGACTACCATCGCGATTAGAAAGGGAAATTAAACAATTATACATAGAACGGGTACTgaaaaatgatgttgaaaagctcaacaaattcaaaattagaatAGAGGATCCGCCGAGGAGAAAAGATATGGTTTTTATAGGAGGTGCTGTATTAGCAGAAGTAATGAAAGACAGAGACGCGTTTTGGTTGTCAAAACAGGAATACGAAGAACAGggattgaaaatattgaaaaaattaggtgCTCGGGCTGTGTAAgttgaaatatatatgaatcattaaataaatttgtgtttGTCGTTTGTTGAAATGAAATGTTATCGTGCAAAGCTGGCGATCGAAATAAATCATTCTGATCGGTGAGTTTTTTGTGCctttaatatttcatatgatGCTATTCTTTATTTTAACTCATTCAAGTCAACATAACTATCGAATACCAGATTTCTAATGAGTATGCTTTGCTTTTTAGTTTATCCTCTATTCccatttgttataaaatctttgaatatatatatatatatatatatatatatatatatatatatatatatatatatatatatatatatatatatatatatatatatattatcattattgGAGAAATGTATGCTTAGAACATATTTGGAACAAAAGTTTTTTGTCTATGTATATGCTTCATTTGGAgtaccaaaaatttttgttgaaatgaCTAGATCAATCCATCCACTTGTTCAAATAGATATGTAATATCAAACAACTGCActcatgtttatattttattaaacataattttgatcgccaatttattaataaattgtgtCAATAATGACGTTTCCAAAGTTATTGTCAATAGTAAAATACTTACAAATGATAGTtatgtgtatttttttgttcaaaaatgtaaagactatttttactttatcattaattttaataagcattttattttatttaagattatagtatacttttgtatttacttaaataaataaagttaattatttattaatgaatctttttgttagtttcacattaattgaaaattttgagaaaagaacatagataccaaaaaaaataaatacatggACTTAGATTTTATTTAATCCTAGATCATCTTACTCTCCATGCAGTTCTTTTATTTACTGTTTTATTCTCTTCATCTCACAGCTTCTTTCACACTTTTAATCCATGTTTTTCTTGGTCTTTCTCTATACTTTTTTCACTTGCTATTCTGGATtcagatgtttttttttgtgctCTGTTTTTGGGCATCCGGCATACGTGTTAAAACCATCTCAATTGTGCTTCATATACCACTTATCTCTATATGGTTTTATTATTCTCTCTTATTCATACTTCTCtgttcttttatattttcttcagtaATCTTATTTCCGTTGCATTTATACGGTCTACTTGATTTTGATTTGATGTCCACGTTTCGCAACTGCAAAACATAGGCCTCACTACTTTTCtcacattttctattttcatgttttttgatACCTTTTTTTACTAAAGAATAATTCTTAAATTGCGTCAAATGATTAACCcacttttcctattttttttttcgtttatctCCTTTAGTCTGGCATTACTTTCTATTATTACacttagatatttttattttattccttgtttaatttgttttaattgtatCATATTCATTTCCGTATTTAATATCTCCAAATAATGTTCTAGATCTTCTTCTGATCTCACTACCAATACCAAGTCTGCGAATATCAATTCCATTATATATATCCTTCAAATCtctacattaaattttttcatctgACTTTCTGCTAATTGTAGAAGTACAGTAGAGGGATAAGTACACATCCTTGTTCAATACTTATCTTTGTGGTAAATTCCTtcgattcttcttcttattGTCTTCTGATATATTAACGGTTTCTAACTATTTGATCAAAGGCTTTCtccaaatttataaaacatatatgaatttctttattaatttctcaCTTATTTGTCTAATTGTAAATGTCAAGTAGTTTGTGTTACTTCCACTTTTAAATCCACATTGGAGTCCTCTAAAGTGTGTTCCATCTTATTTCTTTTCTCTATTAGTCATTAATTTCGCTTGTATACTTGTTATTTTCATATCTAtagtttttacaatttctttGGCGCCACTTTTATAGATAGGTATCctgttgatttatttattcccTTTTCAtccatatatttaattatttaagttaTATTGTCTCTTTCTGGCGCTTTACCTACCTTTAATGTTTTGACTGCTACTACTTGGACTTATATTTGGTACAATATGAATTCGTGatactgaaaataatatgaagatCCAAAAATCTTATGTTACAATAGCATTTATAACCAGTCCACTACTGGAGATCAAATAAAACttctttaatagaaaatattaaataaatacaagaagtttttattaaaaaaataccaaaaaattgagttatttcattttttaataaatattaaaaaatcctACAATCCTAACGGGAAGCTAAGTTATCTATTCACCCAAAGATCTGAATATTAGAATGGCTACTAAACTGCGTTTAAGAACATCCAAGATGACCAAATAATAAGTTCAACCACCACCCAAATGCAACACAACAAAGATTTAGAAAGTACAAGATATATAGTAAAAAAGTCTCCGGAGCATAGGATTGTAAAATTCATCAAGGAACAGTAAATGCCAGTAAACTACAGGGCATTCCGACAAAGAACTAGTATGATCAGAATCACAACTTCttaaaagaaaacaatacaaaataagagaaaaaagatattggatataaaattttttagcagtgtgtgaatttatttttcctgTGTACCTGTACATTTCAAAGCACAAATGAAAGTAGAAGATAAGTAATGTaaatcagagtttaaaaatatcaGCTTGGCGTGAATGATTgaatcaaaaatcttttttttttctaaagtttttattatttttcatgttttctgaCCAGTTTACTGTTAACTTGCTTTTTTGGCACAGTTTTACTTTTCTTTTCTTTGGTAGATTTTGCTTGTTGCATAGCTTGCATGATAAGTCCGTGATTGCTGTTAGTAGAACTGAGGAAAACGGCAGGATCTATAACGTTTGTTTCTTCTATAACAACTCTGGGAGTTTCCACTAAATTTTTATCTTCTTGTAGTACACCAGGTGCTAGTAGAAGGAAAATTTCTTTCGTCCATTCTGGTAATCCTTTGTTAGATACGATGTACTGCCAACATGGGATACCTAGATGGGCTATGCATCttcgaaaatatattgtaaaatcGTCTGCTATGTGATTGAATATCATCGGAGTTGTATATAACCAAATTGTAGGATTTGAGTAGGTGTTGATGTATACTAAAACAACTTTTGCGTTTTCGTCTACAGTACACAGTTCAAAAACTTTACTATCTCTAGATAAAAtcagtttatatttatttgcaaCTTTTTCTATTTGAgctgtattttttgtttcataccCGTATATTCTGGCAACGTCGTTTAATTGATTTACTTCTAATTTTCCTTGTCTGGTGCTCTTTTCTTGATTTTCTGCTTCATAAGAAAAATCGTATGTGTAAGAAAAACCATTTGAAGACGAGAAAAAACACTTTAAGTCTTCAGGTAAGGCGATACTATTATTGTGTTCCCAAGTTCTTATATCCATTTGACGAACACCCGGATATCTTTTTAAAGCTAAGTTAGAGACAAATGGAGACTTTTCAAGCACTTTAGAAAGACCGAGGAGTAAATTTTCGTAGAATGAATCTTCGGAAACCTTGTCCACCACGAAGCCCATTTTCCTGAAactatttatttcgttatttctCAATTCAGCCATCACATACTATAAACACGATAGTTTCTCGTGAGGAAAcgacttttaaatttttaaatgaagttGTAGAAACATTATGTGTTGCCATTTTTGACATAtctataaaaaagtttcaaattcaaTAACTATTGGTACAAATTCGGCTAAAAAATGACAGTTACCAATAACCTgttgatataattataaatttattgtgaTTTGTAACCAACAGTACAATAGGTTGTATTACTGGTTGTCTAATGTAAGGTTGTGTAGAAATATTCGATTTAATGAAAAGTAAAACAATATTCAGAGACATAcactattttctatttaaaaaattgtgtaataTGCAATGTTTATGATCTCTATAGATTGCCaatagaaaactaaaatttaccTACCTTATCCACAgcttaaaaatctttttaaaatgtttgaaaaaaagtagtttctgtttattttaaactcaatttttgttACATGAGCTATAATTTAGTGTTTGATATGCGAATAACCGAAAAGTGAATGCGGATACTATGTGCTGGCTTACCACGGGAcggtatttattatttcaatactttCCTAATAATTGGATGagaataaatcaataaaaattaaggCGGGCAAATTTAAAACTTATAACCAACAAGTCGGCGCGTTAGCATGCGCACGCGTGATAATGAATTAGATGACAGCTCATGGTTGCCGAGccttcataaatattttgtgtactGGGTAATAAGGATATAGGTacacaatatttataaaaagaaattttcattcaatacgTCAGTGTGTTTTTATTAGCTCAGATACTCAGTAAAGTTTggtatttaaaatttcaaatgattttgtattattttcaatgccaaaagaatattttattactgttATGGTGGCGGTACACAGAGTTTGAATGAATCTAAtaataatgacaatttttaattttctctctTGATTATTCCTTATGAACATAATGTCGagctattatattttttataatcggATGTTTGACCCACTTACATATTTTGTGGAGGTGTAGATACGCCACTGAGTGATTGTTATCAATTAAacaataaactattattttcaataattttcaagatATATAACTTCCGGTAGATAGATACGATATTCAGTTAATTGCAATAGCTCTAATACTaagtaacaaatatttattttctttaaaattgtgAGATTCTACCGATTATGCAATATggaaagaattaaataaatatatttcatgttAGAGAATAGGGTATAGTATGGAAATGCGGCAACAGTGCACTAGTGTGAAATTAACAGTATTTTAGTTCAATGGTTGTTCCCGTGTTGATAAGTTGGATTTGATGTTGTGCAAAAATGTGGTGTTTAACAAATTGGACTTCAGGCAGTAGGATAATTCACACGACAAATCATGACCGATCCTCGTGCTGAAGAGTAagtacattttgaatattcgtATTTCGATACACCCCCGGGATTCGGGGTTGTAGTCGGCCATGATATTTCCCCAGTTTAACTTGTAGTGTTTCGTCAGGAAATGTGGTTAATTACTATTTAACAAAGCACAATTAACCAATTAAAGAGAGTATTATGAGCTGTGTTTATTACAATTCCCTTATCTGTCTAGTTTCTGTCATAACTCATAACATCATTCATTGTGAAATTGTAAAATAATCAATGGTTCCATTTTCCATTCATAATCTCACATTATGAATTCACTTTATATTGACTCGCCGGTGTTTGAAACACTTAATTATAAATCGAATGTTTATGAGTTTTCCCAGTTCCTTCGCCCACGCCTATTTTAAGTTACAGTTGCTCCTATTTTTCTGAATGAACGAGAATTTCTGAAGTTGTCCACAGTAAAATGTATACCTGAAAGTGTAGGCTGGGTCAAATAGTTTGTATATCTTTTATTTACGACTTCCCATTTTATTCTATCGCCTGTCGTCTTGCAGTGATTGTGACATCTGTTCGACCGgaagattttaaattttttcttttattattttcgttttacCATTTGAGAGACGAGATGAAATGAAAGATTGACAGTTGATGATATGTCCCTGCTAGCGGTTTCAACTAAGGAAATCACCATGTGTATTACGTTAAGTTTAATATATAGCTgttctattttctatttgtgcatttcaaatccaaaattaactgtagatgaaataatatagtttttttcttatattttgtttcttaacGAATATTTTATGCAAAACTAAGATTGAAATGTAAGACTAAGtgtggaaaatgaaaaattgtattttgtaGAGAATTCAAAAGTCTAATAATATTTGGGGTGTTCAAGTTACAGTATGGATAATGAAGGGATagtttttttgacataaaaactGTTTCTAGGTTAGGTTAACTATCTGTTAGTCGgtataaaaatattggtttgCTTGCTTACTTTCTCGTACTTTCTTTAGAATTTATTACTGATAAACTATTTGTCAAACAGCAGTAAAAACATGAAGCTATCAAACTGTCCAAACTAAACAGGAACAGGAAATGGAGCTGTAACAGTTCCAAGCAgtgaatataaacaataaacagTCCAGAACAAACAATAACAAACTCTAGAAAAGCAACAGGTACAGTCCAAAAAACCTACATAACACATAAAATCTGCAAAGACAATGCCCAAATCAATTGGGACTATTTATAATaagagaataaaacaaaaacagtaCAGGACAGCCTAAATAAAGCAGTTTTGCAATACAAACTGCTCAAACCAAATAGGAACGGCTTAAGCAAATACAACAAGAAcattccagaaaaaaatatctttagtCTGGGACAACCCAAATGAAGCCAACAAGTCAAAACATAAAACCAATAGAACGAGAAGTCAGATAAAGAATTTCAAAGGAAATCGCCCAAAATAAAAGGGGAACAGTCTAAACAGACAAAGGGCAGTTCAGAATAATCCAAATAAAGCTGGGAGAGTACAGAACAACCCAAATAAATTTCGGACAGTTCagaatagcaaaaataaataatcaggTACATTTCAGAGCAATCAAATTAAAGCATTGACAGTCCAAAGCAGCCTAAATTAAGTAGAAACTGTGTAGAACAGCCCAGTTGAAGCAGAACATAGAAAATGAAACCAAAGGATAGTaatctaatgaaaatattccaaattaaaaTAAGCTAGAACAACCAAAATAGAGCATGGTAGGTCCAAAACGACCAAAATGGACAGTCTAAAGCAGCACAAATGAAGTAGAACAAATCCAGAATACCTCAATCCAAAAAGAAGCCAGGAAAAGACCAAAATAAAAGGGGAACAGTCTAAACAGACAAATCACGGTTCAGAACAATCCGAATAAAGCCGAGACAGTTCAGAGCAGCCTAAATTAATCGGGAACAGTTcagaatatcaaaaataaaataagatgaAACCAAAATAAAGTAATGGCAATCCAgaacaatgtaaatatttagGTAGAGAAAAGATGGGAGTAGTCCAGAATAGCAAAAATGAAACGAAAAGAGTCTAGAAAGACCGAAATGAGACAGGGCAATGAAATTATTACCTATGGAATAGAATTTTAGCAATAGGATTCCAAAATAAAGCAGTTCATAACAACCAACTTTTAATAGGGCCTAGAGCTGCCAAGATAAGGTGGGACACCAAAATATTGAAACCCGAATAATAAGCCTCAACGTCTAtcttaaattgtttaaatttattacCATTATTGTTctcttattacttttttatattctatattgATCTCAAtcactttttctatatttatgacATGAAGTAAACTGTGTTTTCAGTTCTTTTGTAATTTATCTATGGAAgtactttatttgaaaatagaattaaatccAGTTAGCATTGTTGATCAGCTTTTTTAGGTGTAGGTTACGTAATACGGATTTTTAAGGTTTCAGAATCCCCGAATGGAGACCACTGAATTGAAAGTAAATtctgttatttaattatattaacatCCATCCAACCTtttatataacctcaaattagtAATAGATATTTAGTTTtactgattattatttatctattgaATGAGAATgctattattcaaaattaatatcaaatcaatatttaggtttttattcataataaggTTTCTAAATATAGTATAATATGTGAAATATTTCTGTTacattctatataaaaaataacagttattaGTTTCATCTCTATAGGAAATCTCTGTCCAATAGTGATTAA encodes:
- the LOC130453430 gene encoding actin-related protein 2 isoform X2, which codes for MDSEGRKVIVCDNGTGFVKCGYAGSNFPAYIFPSMVGRPIIRAVNKIGDIEVKDLMVGDEASALRSLLEVNYPMENGVVRNWEDMCHVWDYTFGPKKMNLDPKDTKILLTEPPMNPTKNREKMIEVMFEKYGFAGAYVAIQAVLTLYAQGLLSGVVVDSGDGVTHICPVYEEYALPHLTRRLDIAGRDITRYLIKLLLLRGYAFNHSADFETVRMMKEKLCYIGYDIETEQRLALETTVLVEPYTLPDGRVIKVGGERFEAAEALFQPHLINVEGQGIAELVFNTIQAADIDMRSELYKHIVLSGGSTMYPGLPSRLEREIKQLYIERVLKNDVEKLNKFKIRIEDPPRRKDMVFIGGAVLAEVMKDRDAFWLSKQEYEEQGLKILKKLGARAV
- the LOC130453430 gene encoding actin-related protein 2 isoform X1; protein product: MDSEGRKVIVCDNGTGFVKCGYAGSNFPAYIFPSMVGRPIIRAVNKIGDIEVKGLHVDDLMVGDEASALRSLLEVNYPMENGVVRNWEDMCHVWDYTFGPKKMNLDPKDTKILLTEPPMNPTKNREKMIEVMFEKYGFAGAYVAIQAVLTLYAQGLLSGVVVDSGDGVTHICPVYEEYALPHLTRRLDIAGRDITRYLIKLLLLRGYAFNHSADFETVRMMKEKLCYIGYDIETEQRLALETTVLVEPYTLPDGRVIKVGGERFEAAEALFQPHLINVEGQGIAELVFNTIQAADIDMRSELYKHIVLSGGSTMYPGLPSRLEREIKQLYIERVLKNDVEKLNKFKIRIEDPPRRKDMVFIGGAVLAEVMKDRDAFWLSKQEYEEQGLKILKKLGARAV
- the LOC130453432 gene encoding tubulin polyglutamylase complex subunit 2-like isoform X1 encodes the protein MCNMLKSRNNVFRVKIYNNTHLNYSGRYFTFNKNKNTTYSSRVRRVFSSEDCYVYYSWLACIYRGLRDKTLILMFTVLPPRVFRKMGFVVDKVSEDSFYENLLLGLSKVLEKSPFVSNLALKRYPGVRQMDIRTWEHNNSIALPEDLKCFFSSSNGFSYTYDFSYEAENQEKSTRQGKLEVNQLNDVARIYGYETKNTAQIEKVANKYKLILSRDSKVFELCTVDENAKVVLVYINTYSNPTIWLYTTPMIFNHIADDFTIYFRRCIAHLGIPCWQYIVSNKGLPEWTKEIFLLLAPGVLQEDKNLVETPRVVIEETNVIDPAVFLSSTNSNHGLIMQAMQQAKSTKEKKSKTVPKKQVNSKLVRKHEK
- the LOC130453432 gene encoding tubulin polyglutamylase complex subunit 2-like isoform X2 gives rise to the protein MGFVVDKVSEDSFYENLLLGLSKVLEKSPFVSNLALKRYPGVRQMDIRTWEHNNSIALPEDLKCFFSSSNGFSYTYDFSYEAENQEKSTRQGKLEVNQLNDVARIYGYETKNTAQIEKVANKYKLILSRDSKVFELCTVDENAKVVLVYINTYSNPTIWLYTTPMIFNHIADDFTIYFRRCIAHLGIPCWQYIVSNKGLPEWTKEIFLLLAPGVLQEDKNLVETPRVVIEETNVIDPAVFLSSTNSNHGLIMQAMQQAKSTKEKKSKTVPKKQVNSKLVRKHEK